The proteins below come from a single Arthrobacter sp. B1I2 genomic window:
- a CDS encoding DUF7455 domain-containing protein, producing MTTAVADRTLNALDRCDRCGAQAYVRVVLESSGGELLFCGHHARAVEATLKPLSSDWHDETGKLHEKAAVEID from the coding sequence ATGACAACAGCAGTGGCAGACCGCACGCTAAACGCACTCGACCGGTGCGACCGTTGCGGAGCTCAGGCATATGTCCGGGTTGTACTCGAGTCCTCCGGCGGTGAGCTGTTGTTCTGCGGCCACCACGCCCGTGCAGTCGAGGCGACGCTCAAGCCGTTGAGCTCCGACTGGCACGACGAGACGGGAAAGCTTCACGAGAAAGCTGCCGTGGAAATCGACTAG
- a CDS encoding DNA gyrase/topoisomerase IV subunit B encodes MAPSSEYTARHLSVLEGLEAVRKRPGMYIGSTDSRGLMHCLWEIIDNSVDEALAGFGHDIRIILHADNSVEIHDDGRGIPIDKEPKTGLTGVEVVFTKLHAGGKFGGGSYTASGGLHGVGASVVNALSSRLDVEVDRGGKTYRMSFRRGEPGRFKDTGSRLDPAAPFTPFVDDSVLDIVGKAKRGVTGTRIRYWADRQIFTPDAKFSYEDLAARARQTSFLVPGLKLTVRDERKLPGTPGEAGPHEEVFHHDGGISEFAEFLAADPAVTDVWRLHGSGKFKETVPVLDERGHSQLAEVERDCEVDVALRWGIGYDSTVRSFVNIIATPKGGTHQSGFEQALVKTFRKAVETNARKLKAGNDKIEKDDIFAGLTAVLTVRLAEPQFEGQTKEILGTSAVRAIVARVVEREISAKLSSSNRNDKAQSALLLEKIVSEMKSRISARVHKETQRRKNALETSSMPTKLADCRTDDVGRSELFIVEGDSALGTAKLARSSDFQALLPIRGKILNVQKASVGDMLSNAECAALIQVVGAGSGRSFDISAARYGKVILMTDADVDGAHIRTLLLTLFFRYMRPMIVEGRVFAAVPPLHRVEVINAGQKANEMIYTYSEAELHVLLARLAKEGKRYKEPIQRYKGLGEMDAEQLAETTMDPRHRTLRKVGIENAQQAEEIFDLLMGSDVSPRKDFIIAGASSLDRERIDA; translated from the coding sequence GTGGCACCAAGCTCTGAGTACACCGCCCGGCACCTCTCCGTACTGGAAGGCCTCGAAGCCGTTCGCAAGCGTCCGGGCATGTACATCGGCTCAACCGACTCACGTGGCCTCATGCACTGCCTCTGGGAAATCATCGATAACTCTGTGGACGAGGCCCTGGCCGGCTTCGGCCATGACATCCGCATCATCCTCCACGCGGACAACTCGGTTGAGATCCACGACGACGGCCGCGGCATCCCCATCGACAAGGAACCCAAGACCGGACTCACCGGCGTCGAAGTGGTTTTCACCAAGCTGCACGCCGGCGGCAAGTTCGGCGGCGGCTCCTACACCGCCTCCGGTGGCCTGCACGGCGTCGGCGCGTCAGTGGTCAACGCCCTGTCCTCGCGGCTGGACGTCGAGGTGGACCGCGGCGGAAAGACGTACCGGATGTCCTTCCGGCGCGGCGAACCGGGACGCTTCAAGGACACCGGGTCCCGGCTGGACCCGGCAGCGCCGTTCACCCCGTTCGTCGATGATTCTGTGCTGGACATCGTGGGCAAGGCCAAGCGCGGAGTTACCGGGACACGGATCCGCTACTGGGCGGACCGGCAAATCTTCACCCCGGATGCCAAGTTCTCCTATGAGGACCTTGCTGCCCGTGCACGCCAGACCTCCTTCCTGGTGCCCGGCCTCAAGCTCACCGTGCGGGACGAGCGCAAGCTCCCCGGAACCCCGGGCGAGGCCGGCCCGCATGAGGAGGTCTTCCACCACGACGGCGGCATCTCCGAGTTTGCCGAGTTCCTCGCCGCTGATCCCGCCGTCACCGACGTATGGCGGCTGCATGGATCCGGGAAGTTCAAGGAGACGGTCCCCGTCCTTGACGAACGGGGGCACAGCCAGCTGGCTGAGGTTGAGCGTGACTGCGAAGTGGACGTGGCGCTGCGCTGGGGGATCGGCTACGACAGCACCGTGCGCAGCTTCGTGAACATCATCGCCACCCCAAAGGGCGGCACGCACCAGTCCGGGTTCGAACAGGCGCTGGTCAAGACCTTCCGGAAAGCCGTGGAGACCAACGCCCGCAAGCTCAAGGCGGGGAACGACAAGATCGAAAAGGACGACATCTTCGCCGGCCTCACGGCAGTCCTGACCGTGCGGCTCGCGGAACCGCAGTTCGAGGGCCAGACCAAGGAGATCCTCGGCACCAGCGCCGTGCGCGCCATCGTGGCCCGGGTGGTGGAGCGCGAAATCTCCGCCAAGCTGTCCTCAAGCAACCGGAACGACAAGGCCCAGTCGGCGCTGCTGCTGGAAAAGATCGTCAGCGAGATGAAGTCCCGCATCTCGGCCCGCGTGCACAAGGAGACCCAACGGCGTAAGAACGCCCTGGAAACCTCCTCGATGCCCACCAAGCTCGCTGACTGCCGGACGGACGACGTCGGACGTTCCGAGCTGTTCATCGTGGAAGGTGACTCCGCGCTGGGGACAGCCAAGCTGGCCCGCTCCTCAGACTTCCAGGCCCTGCTGCCCATCCGCGGAAAGATCCTCAACGTCCAAAAGGCGTCGGTGGGGGACATGCTGTCCAATGCCGAGTGCGCGGCCCTCATCCAGGTGGTGGGCGCAGGCTCGGGCCGAAGCTTCGACATCAGCGCTGCCCGGTACGGCAAGGTCATCCTGATGACGGACGCCGACGTGGACGGCGCCCATATCCGGACCCTTCTGCTAACCCTTTTCTTCCGGTACATGCGGCCCATGATCGTGGAGGGCAGGGTGTTCGCCGCGGTTCCGCCGCTGCACCGGGTGGAGGTTATTAACGCCGGCCAGAAGGCCAACGAGATGATCTACACCTACTCGGAGGCCGAACTCCACGTGCTGCTGGCCCGCCTGGCCAAGGAGGGCAAGCGGTACAAGGAACCGATCCAGCGGTACAAGGGCCTGGGGGAGATGGACGCCGAGCAGCTGGCGGAAACCACCATGGACCCGCGGCACCGCACCCTGCGCAAGGTGGGGATCGAGAACGCGCAGCAGGCAGAGGAGATCTTCGACCTGCTGATGGGTTCGGATGTGTCCCCGCGCAAGGACTTCATCATTGCCGGCGCATCCAGTTTGGACCGGGAACGCATCGACGCCTGA